In Desulfatiglans sp., the sequence CGGATTCTAGTTAATTCACCCATACAAGTCAAAAAATATTTTTAACAGATAGACGCATTTATTACTCTATGTTATGCTGCATTAACAGTTTGGCTTTTATGAAAAAACTTTACAGGAAAGGAGAATATCATGAAATACGGCGCAAGAAATGCCCTTACAGCAAAGGTGAAATCCATAAAAAAGGGTGATGTGATGTCACTTATTAAATTCAAGGTGAACAAACCCTCAGAGATGGGATCAGTAATCACCACAGAATCCTTAGAGGATCTTGATCTCAAGGTTGGAGATGAGGTGCAGCTCATTATCAAGGCAATCCATGTAATGCCGGTAAAAGAATAACTGAACTCAGGAGTTATCTTTTTTGACAAATCAGGATTTTAAATCACCCGACACCATCTGGAACCACAATTTTATATGCATATTAATGACCTCTTTTATGCTGGGCATTGCCCATTTTTCAGTAAACCCGCTTGTAGCATCCTATGCGCTTCACCTGGGGGCAAGCGCCTATGTAATGGGCCTGATCTCCGGCCTCTTTTTTGCTGTAGCGCTCGCAATGAGACCTGTTTCAGGCCCTGTGCTCACAATATTTGATAAGCGTAAACTGATGATACTGGTATTTACTATCGGTGGTGTTGTTAATATCGGCTATGCCATATTTGACAGTATTTCTGCTTTTATTGTTTGCAGGCTGATCCATGGCCTGCAATACGCCCTTGTCGGTTCTCTTACAATGACCCTTGCCGGTGAAAGCCTGCCAAGAGAAAAACTGGCCTCAGGCATGGGGATATATGGCCTGAGCGGATCATTATCCATGGCTGTTGCCCCGTCCATCGGTCTTTATGTACTCCATTTCGGGACAAACCTAAAGGATGAAAGCTTTGGCTTCACCTGTGTTTTTCTATTTACAATGATAATACTCTTTCTGGGCATTATCCCTGCCTATTGCCTTAAACCTGATAAAAAGACAAAGGAAGAAATATTAAGCACAGGGGCATGGTACAAAAATATCGCCTCAGTGCATACAATACCAATCGCAATAGTCATGTTTTTTATCTTTATCTGCTGGTCACTTTATAACGTGTACATTGTTGAGTATGCCAAGGAACTAGGGATTACAGGGATAAGCGCATTTTTTACTGTGCTTGCAATAGTTCTCATGATCATTAGGCCATTCAGCGGGTGGATAACTGACAGGCTCGGTCTGGCAAAGGTACTCCCCCCTGCCCTTATTTTATTTGCCGCATCCTTTATTATAATCGGCACAGGAAAAACAATCGGGCAACTGCTTTTTGGCGGTGTTATTGCGGCTATCGGTTTCGGGTCATTCCAGCCAGCACTCTATTCCATGTGCATACTCTCTGAAACACCTTTAAAGAGAAGTGTGGCAAGCAATACACTTTATATCGGTATTGATCTGGGCCTGTTTACAGGGCCGCTTTTTGGCAGTGTTGTGTATGAGATGTACAATTACTCTGCCATGTTCAAGACAGGCGCATTTATAGCAATCATGGCCCTGATAGTCTTTATGCTTCTACTTCCGGCCTATTACAAGAGACGCAGGGTTTTGGAATCAATGGAAATAAACCGGAAGTAAAACTTTAACATCTACTTCCCTGCAACTATTGTATTGACGTATGCAACAAACTCACCTGAATATTTTTTGTGATTAACTGATGTCCACATGTTCTGGTAAGAGGGTAATTTAAAAATCTTTCTGTACATCCTGTCCCAGCGTGCCCATGCTTCATCTGACATAAGTCCTTTCTTATGATCCTGGAATGCTGCTTCCCAGATGTCAATTTTATTTAATCTTAAATTAGACTTTGGAGGGTCTCCAACAAATATGCTGTCTTTATATCGTTTTACGACCTCTTCCTTATAAAGCTCTTCCAACTCATGGGCATTTACAATAGCTAAAGCCATTTCAGGGTATTGCGTGGCTAATGCATTCATTTCTCTGTTTAATGCCCTGCCTTTATCGGCATATTGTACAAGAAGCGCCCCATCAGAGGGTATCGGTATGCCTTTTTCTATCCAATCTCGTATGGCATCATATCTTGCTTCTCTGAGGTAGCCCACTTCACAAACCCATTTTTTGATTCTTGAATTCTGCAATTCACGCCACCTGCATTCAATATCAAAATCCCTTGTACTATTGAGGTTATTAAAAACTTTAAATTTAAGCTCCTGTGCCTCTATCACATCTCTTTCCAGTGAACCCATTGAGGTATCTCCTATGACCGTGATTTGAGGCAATACATATTCTGTCAGATCATTGTCAGTGGATGTATTCTCAGTCGCTTCATCCCCATAAATACCTGAACTCAAAAACCAGGACACACATATCAGCAATACAATTTTATTTCTCTTGCACATGATTGTTCCTCCCCCCTTTAATATTGCCCAAAAGATACCCCTGCTTCATAATTATTAAATATCTCCTCCTGGGTTATAAATTTATTATTTGGCATACTGAACTTCTTATTCTCAGCCCACTGCGATTTTGTCAGGCAAATCTTCTCTTTAAATTTTGATCCTAAAAAAGCTACCCTGCGGCATTCTATATTTTTTACATCCTGTACATTACCCATTTCCGGATCAAGTTCAACGGCCTTATTGTAGTCAGAGGAGGCATTATGGAGTCTGTCCAACATAAAATAGGCATTTCCCCTGGATGCATAAGATAAAGGATTATCGGGCATAAGCTCTATGGCCTTATCATAGTCCGAGATGGCCTTTTGATATTCACCTTTAAATTGATATGCAGTACCACGGTTCTGGTAGGCAACTGCAAACTTTGGATCAAATTCTACAACTTTACTGTAATCGGAGATGGCATTATCAAACTGATTCTTCTGATAATATGCATTTCCTCTCAGGTAATATGTAATAGCTTCTCCAGGCTTCATTTCCAAAACCTTGCTGAAATCGGATATTGCTTCATCAAACCTCCCCTGCTCCTGATAAATATTTCCACGGTCTATATAGGCATTTACAAGACCCGGATTTATCTTTATGACCCTCGTGTAATCAGAGATGGCATTATCAAACTGCCCCTGGCGATAATATACACTGCCACGGCCCTGGTAAGCCACTTCAAGATCCGGATTTATCTCTATTGCCCTATTGTAGTCAGAAATAGCATTATCAAGCTTCTCAAGCCTGAAATATGCGCTGCCGCGCGCAGCATAGGCAACAGCCTTCCCAGGGTCAAGATCTATGGCCCTGTTAAATTGAGTGATGGCATCTTCAACCTTCCCCTGTTTCAAAAAGGAAACACCCTGGGAGATGTATTCTGCTGAACCCGTAGATGATTTTTCAGGGGATACATTTTGCGCCAGCACAATGTTTTCTTCACGGGATGATTTATTCATAACAGTCTTAAAGGATTTGGAAAGGGGTTTTATTACTTTATCGGAGGTTACACTGGAACTTACCGGTTCATTGTTTGTTTCAAGACCTGTTTCCTTTACCATATTAAGTCTTTGTACCACATTAGAAGACCTGGTTTCATCAACGTTGATATTATTTTGATCAACGTTAGAGGAATAGGCCTGACTGGGAGTAGTATTTATTATCCCTGTTAATAGAGGTACACCCAGAATTGATATCCCTGCTGCAGATAGAAAAAGTTTTTTAAAAATACCAAGCTTGTTACCGATTTGATTTTTCATAATACCCTCCATACGTTTTTTTAAGTTTGATCCTATAACACCCGAGACACATACCATTGGAGACTTGAAATAAGTTTCACAGACCTTAATAATGCCTTCTGCATATACACGTGGATTTTTGACCGCCCCCAATACCGCTTCATCACAGGCAAGTTCACGTTCAAAAACAAGTCGTGAACCTGTCCACCACACAACCGGATGGAACCAGAACAGCGCGTGCACAAGCATGTGTATTAAGGCTATCAGATTATCTTTACACCGGATATGCTCGAATTCATGTAAAAAAATTGTTTCAAGTTCAGAGTCATTAATGTGTTTCATAATCCCTGAGGGCAGCAGCAATACGGGGCGAAAAATGCCGTAAACACCGGGTTCCATCAAATCATCGGAAGATGCAAGGTGAACATTGTTCGATATGCGGTGTCTCTGTTTCATCCTGAGGAAAGCTTCAATTCGATAATTATCAATCGGCTCTGCCTTACGTGCCATCCTGGAAACGTGCATATCCCTTTTGTGCCAGCTTAAAAGCAATGCAAAGGAACCACATATCCATATGGATATTATTATTGCTGGTATCCTGTCTGATGAAGATGAAGCATCTACACTATCTAACGATGGCTTCTTATCTTTTGTGCCTGCAGCAGAAGAAATCACTCTCAGATCCTGGGGATTTAACGGCTGATTAATAGTATGAATCACTCTCCACTCAGGAGGGATCTGAACATGCGACTTCATCCACTCAGGGGTTATCATCGTTCCAAGGCTTGCTATAAGGGAAAATGGTATCAGAAACTTGATAGATACAGAAAACCAGA encodes:
- a CDS encoding tetratricopeptide repeat protein, which encodes MPVIDLFTFGNTFWIGLANHLWQSTLFAIVAWLIIMFLKKNRARIRYWVWFSVSIKFLIPFSLIASLGTMITPEWMKSHVQIPPEWRVIHTINQPLNPQDLRVISSAAGTKDKKPSLDSVDASSSSDRIPAIIISIWICGSFALLLSWHKRDMHVSRMARKAEPIDNYRIEAFLRMKQRHRISNNVHLASSDDLMEPGVYGIFRPVLLLPSGIMKHINDSELETIFLHEFEHIRCKDNLIALIHMLVHALFWFHPVVWWTGSRLVFERELACDEAVLGAVKNPRVYAEGIIKVCETYFKSPMVCVSGVIGSNLKKRMEGIMKNQIGNKLGIFKKLFLSAAGISILGVPLLTGIINTTPSQAYSSNVDQNNINVDETRSSNVVQRLNMVKETGLETNNEPVSSSVTSDKVIKPLSKSFKTVMNKSSREENIVLAQNVSPEKSSTGSAEYISQGVSFLKQGKVEDAITQFNRAIDLDPGKAVAYAARGSAYFRLEKLDNAISDYNRAIEINPDLEVAYQGRGSVYYRQGQFDNAISDYTRVIKINPGLVNAYIDRGNIYQEQGRFDEAISDFSKVLEMKPGEAITYYLRGNAYYQKNQFDNAISDYSKVVEFDPKFAVAYQNRGTAYQFKGEYQKAISDYDKAIELMPDNPLSYASRGNAYFMLDRLHNASSDYNKAVELDPEMGNVQDVKNIECRRVAFLGSKFKEKICLTKSQWAENKKFSMPNNKFITQEEIFNNYEAGVSFGQY
- a CDS encoding MFS transporter, with amino-acid sequence MTNQDFKSPDTIWNHNFICILMTSFMLGIAHFSVNPLVASYALHLGASAYVMGLISGLFFAVALAMRPVSGPVLTIFDKRKLMILVFTIGGVVNIGYAIFDSISAFIVCRLIHGLQYALVGSLTMTLAGESLPREKLASGMGIYGLSGSLSMAVAPSIGLYVLHFGTNLKDESFGFTCVFLFTMIILFLGIIPAYCLKPDKKTKEEILSTGAWYKNIASVHTIPIAIVMFFIFICWSLYNVYIVEYAKELGITGISAFFTVLAIVLMIIRPFSGWITDRLGLAKVLPPALILFAASFIIIGTGKTIGQLLFGGVIAAIGFGSFQPALYSMCILSETPLKRSVASNTLYIGIDLGLFTGPLFGSVVYEMYNYSAMFKTGAFIAIMALIVFMLLLPAYYKRRRVLESMEINRK
- a CDS encoding TOBE domain-containing protein produces the protein MKYGARNALTAKVKSIKKGDVMSLIKFKVNKPSEMGSVITTESLEDLDLKVGDEVQLIIKAIHVMPVKE